A single genomic interval of Camelina sativa cultivar DH55 chromosome 11, Cs, whole genome shotgun sequence harbors:
- the LOC104728199 gene encoding ABC transporter F family member 4-like has translation MEEGSSSQEVVGDETSSLDVVVSANEELVKLRKEAAALEALKSSSNCDDDDTGRVKLTELYDKLQELGSDDAEAQASKILAGLGFTEDEPINYLDLRAVLWLEERLCRWKNTLIVVSHDVDFLINTVKAAKRSGNRAQQDKVKERAKFAAGKEASSKLKEKDEVLF, from the exons ATGGAGGAAGGTTCCAGTTCCCAAGAGGTGGTCGGTGATGAAACTAGTTCCCTGGATGTAGTTGTTTCTGCCAATGAAGAGTTGGTTAAACTAAGGAAAGAAGCAGCAGCTCTGGAAGCTCTGAAAAGTTCGTCtaattgtgatgatgatgatactggCCGAGTGAAGCTTACTGAATTGTATGACAAGCTACAAGAGTTGGGCTCAGATGATGCTGAAGCTCAGGCTTCCAAAATTCTTGCGGGTTTAGGTTTCACAGAAG ATGAACCAATCAACTATCTCGACCTGAGAGCTGTTTTGTGGTTAGAGGAGCGTTTGTGTCGCTGGAAGAACACCTTAATTGTTGTTTCACATGATGTTGATTTCCTCATCAACACT GTCAAAGCAGCAAAGAGGTCTGGGAACCGTGCGCAGCAAGACAAGGTAAAGGAAAGGGCCAAGTTTGCTGCAGGGAAAGAAGCATCATCCAAGCTTAAGGAAAAGGATGAGGTGCTATTTTGA